The following proteins are co-located in the Vigna angularis cultivar LongXiaoDou No.4 chromosome 2, ASM1680809v1, whole genome shotgun sequence genome:
- the LOC108320751 gene encoding L-ascorbate oxidase homolog gives MEIRGIIFGVLLSLLSMVRGEDPYINHTWNVTYGIISPLGVPQQGILINGKFPGPSINTTSNNNLIVNVFNNLDEPLLFTWNGIQHRKNSWQDGVLGTNCPIPPGKNFTYRMQVKDQIGSFFYYPSTALHRAAGGFGSHRINSRLLIPVPYHDPEDEYDVVIGDWYTKSHTTLRKFLDSGRSIGRPEGVLINGKTAKGDGSDQPLFTMKPEKTYKFRVCNVGMKFSLNFRIQGHPLTVVEIEGSHVVQNQYESLDVHIGGCFSVLVTADKDPKDYYMVASTRFSKTVLTGKGIIRYTNGKSGPSPDIPEAPVGWAWSLNQFRSFRWNLTASAARPNPQGSYKYAKIEITRTIKLINSVSRENGKLRYALNGVSHEDPETPLKLAEYYGVADKVFKYNTIKDDPSSDVGTTVKIQPNVLSLDHRKFIEVIFENHEKSIQSYHIDGYAFFAVAIEPGKWTPEKRNSYNPLDAISRHTIQVFPKSWAAILLSTDNVGMWNLRSMITENMYLGQQMYFSIISPERSLRDEYNIPDNALLCGVVKGLPKPPPYT, from the exons ATGGAGATACGAGGCATAATTTTTGGGGTCTTGCTGAGTCTGCTGTCGATGGTGCGGGGTGAAGACCCCTATATCAACCATACATGGAACGTTACCTATGGCATCATCTCCCCATTGGGAGTACCCCAGCAAGGCATTCTCATCAATGGCAAATTCCCAGGACCCAGTATTAATACCACCAGCAACAACAATCTAATAGTCAATGTCTTCAATAATCTTGACGAGCCTCTTCTTTTTACATG gaatggcatccagCACAGAAAGAATTCGTGGCAAGATGGGGTCCTCGGTACAAACTGCCCCATTCCTCCAGGGAAAAATTTCACCTACCGTATGCAGGTGAAGGACCAGATAGGTAGTTTCTTCTACTACCCGAGCACAGCGTTGCACAGGGCAGCTGGTGGTTTTGGGTCGCACCGTATAAACAGCAGGTTGCTGATTCCAGTGCCGTACCATGATCCCGAGGACGAATACGACGTTGTGATCGGTGACTGGTACACAAAGAGCCACACCACTCTGAGGAAGTTCTTGGATAGCGGTCGCTCCATTGGGAGGCCTGAAGGTGTTCTAATCAACGGCAAAACGGCTAAAGGTGATGGAAGTGACCAGCCATTGTTCACCATGAAGCCCGAAAAGACCTACAAATTCCGAGTATGCAACGTAGGGATGAAATTTTCACTCAACTTCAGGATCCAAGGTCACCCGTTGACGGTTGTTGAGATTGAAGGCTCCCACGTGGTACAAAACCAATACGAGTCTCTGGACGTCCATATAGGTGGCTGCTTTTCTGTCCTTGTCACAGCAGACAAGGACCCAAAGGATTACTACATGGTGGCTTCCACGCGTTTCAGCAAGACTGTTCTCACAGGAAAAGGCATCATCCGTTACACAAATGGCAAGAGTGGTCCCTCGCCCGACATCCCGGAGGCTCCAGTCGGCTGGGCTTGGTCTCTCAATCAATTCCGTTCCTTCCGCTGGAATCTCACTGCCAGCGCCGCCAGGCCCAACCCTCAGGGTTCCTACAAATACGCCAAAATCGAAATCACCCGTACCATCAAGCTCATCAACTCCGTCAGTAGGGAAAACGGTAAGCTTCGCTATGCCCTCAATGGTGTATCCCACGAAGACCCCGAAACTCCTCTCAAACTAGCTGAATACTATGGAGTTGCTGACAAGGTTTTCAAATATAATACTATCAAAGACGACCCATCATCTGACGTTGGAACCACTGTTAAAATTCAGCCAAATGTTCTCAGCCTTGACCACCGTAAATTCATCGAGGTCATCTTTGAGAACCATGAAAAATCTATCCAGTCATATCACATAGATGGTTATGCGTTCTTCGCAGTCGC CATAGAGCCTGGCAAATGGACCCCAGAGAAGAGGAACAGCTACAACCCTCTCGATGCCATCAGCAGACACACAATTCAGGTCTTCCCAAAATCTTGGGCCGCCATCTTGTTATCAACCGACAACGTTGGAATGTGGAACTTGAGATCGATGATTACTGAAAATATGTATCTTGGCCAACAGATGTACTTCAGCATTATCAGCCCCGAGCGTTCTCTCAGAGACGAGTACAATATTCCAGACAACGCTTTACTTTGCGGTGTTGTCAAGGGTTTGCCAAAGCCCCCACCATACACCTAA
- the LOC108320752 gene encoding L-ascorbate oxidase homolog has product MGGKRKLWLSMLCLLAAAVQGEDPYLYYTWNVTYGTISPLGVPQQGILINGQFPGPEINSTSNNNIVVNVFNNLDEPFLFTWHGIQHRKNSWQDGTPGTSCPIAPGTNYTYHFQVKDQIGTFFYYPSLGVHRAAGGFGGLRVFSRLLIPVPYADPEDEYWVLMGDWYTKSHNILRKFLDTGRSLGSPQGVLINGKTAKGDGSDEPLYTMIPGKTYKYRICNVGLKDALNFRIQGHSIKLVETEGSHVVQNVYDSLDVHVGQCFTVLVTADKDPKDYYMVASTRFTKYDLTAKALIRYTNSAGPASPELPPSPVGWAWSLNQFRSFRWNLTASAARPNPQGSYHYGQINITRTIKLANSVSRVQGLRYAINAVSHVDPETPLKLAEYYGVADKVFNYNTISDEPPFDLNSITKVPNVINATFRDFIEIIFENHGKTVQSYNLDGYSFFAVAIEPGRWSPEKRKNYNLLDAVSRHTIQVFPKSWAAIMLTFDNAGMWNLRSEHAENRYLGQQLYVSVLSPGRSLRDEYNLPDTQLLCGIVKDMPKPPPYSS; this is encoded by the coding sequence atgggTGGCAAGAGAAAATTGTGGTTGTCGATGTTATGCCTGTTGGCGGCGGCAGTGCAAGGTGAAGACCCGTACTTGTATTACACATGGAACGTGACCTACGGGACGATATCTCCTCTTGGAGTGCCCCAGCAGGGTATTCTCATCAACGGCCAATTCCCAGGACCCGAAATCAACAgcacaagcaacaacaacattGTGGTAAATGTTTTTAACAACCTTGACGAGCCATTCCTCTTCACCTGGCATGGTATTCAACACAGGAAGAACTCATGGCAAGACGGTACACCAGGAACCTCATGCCCCATCGCTCCAGGGACAAACTACACCTACCACTTCCAAGTGAAGGATCAAATTGGAACTTTCTTCTACTATCCTTCTTTAGGAGTGCACAGGGCAGCCGGTGGTTTCGGTGGCCTTCGAGTCTTCAGTCGTCTTTTGATTCCCGTTCCATATGCTGATCCAGAGGATGAGTATTGGGTTCTCATGGGTGACTGGTACACAAAGAGCCACAACATCCTCAGGAAATTCTTGGACACCGGTCGCTCTCTTGGTAGCCCACAGGGTGTCCTCATCAATGGCAAAACAGCCAAGGGTGATGGCAGTGATGAACCCCTTTACACCATGATTCCTGGCAAGACCTACAAGTACAGAATATGCAACGTTGGTCTCAAGGACGCCCTTAATTTCAGGATCCAAGGCCATTCCATCAAGCTTGTCGAGACCGAAGGCTCCCACGTTGTCCAAAACGTCTATGACTCTCTTGACGTTCATGTTGGTCAATGCTTTACTGTCCTTGTCACCGCCGACAAAGACCCTAAGGACTATTACATGGTCGCCTCCACTCGCTTCACCAAATACGATCTCACTGCCAAGGCCCTCATCCGCTACACCAATAGTGCTGGCCCTGCCTCGCCGGAGCTCCCTCCATCGCCAGTTGGTTGGGCCTGGTCTCTTAACCAGTTCCGCTCCTTCCGTTGGAACCTCACCGCCAGTGCTGCAAGGCCCAATCCCCAGGGTTCTTACCATTATGGTCAGATCAACATCACTCGCACCATCAAGCTCGCCAACTCCGTAAGCAGAGTCCAAGGTCTTCGTTATGCCATCAATGCCGTCTCACATGTAGATCCTGAAACTCCTCTAAAGCTCGCTGAGTACTACGGAGTTGCTGACAAGGTTTTCAACTACAACACCATATCCGACGAGCCCCCATTTGATCTGAACTCAATCACCAAGGTGCCTAATGTCATCAATGCTACATTCCGCGACTTCATCGAGATCATCTTTGAGAACCATGGAAAAACCGTCCAATCATACAATTTGGATGGTTACTCGTTCTTTGCAGTCGCCATTGAGCCAGGCAGATGGAGCCCTGAGAAAAGGAAGAACTATAACCTTCTGGACGCCGTGAGCAGACACACCATTCAAGTCTTCCCCAAATCTTGGGCCGCCATCATGTTGACTTTCGACAATGCTGGAATGTGGAACCTGAGATCGGAGCATGCTGAGAATCGTTACCTGGGGCAACAACTCTACGTGAGCGTTTTGTCTCCTGGACGTTCCCTCAGGGACGAGTACAACCTCCCAGATACCCAGCTTCTTTGCGGCATCGTCAAGGATATGCCCAAGCCACCACCATACTCTTCTTAG